In Gordonia iterans, the following proteins share a genomic window:
- a CDS encoding DUF732 domain-containing protein codes for MTGKISRGLIVLTATAAAALALCACGDSSTASAPLTQDVTTTSMSGSAPTDPSAEAEASSQAAAGASEATKTLPATKPQSSTKVPGNFPGSRQGSPQLTGKDKAYLDQLKKDQVSFLGDDENHIALTWGHYVCSEKQKKTDPAMIKTYVRAGLGPATKSENEAGSKADKLISAAEKNLC; via the coding sequence ATGACTGGCAAGATCTCCCGCGGCCTCATCGTGCTCACCGCGACCGCGGCCGCTGCGCTCGCGCTCTGCGCGTGCGGCGACTCGTCCACGGCGAGCGCTCCGCTCACGCAGGACGTCACCACCACGAGCATGTCCGGCAGCGCGCCGACTGATCCCTCGGCCGAGGCCGAGGCGTCGAGCCAGGCTGCGGCGGGTGCATCGGAGGCCACCAAGACTCTCCCGGCCACCAAGCCGCAGTCGTCGACCAAGGTGCCCGGCAACTTCCCGGGCTCGCGCCAGGGCAGCCCCCAGCTCACCGGCAAGGACAAGGCCTACCTCGATCAGCTGAAGAAGGACCAGGTCTCGTTCCTGGGCGACGACGAGAACCACATCGCGCTCACCTGGGGCCACTACGTCTGCAGCGAGAAGCAGAAGAAGACCGATCCGGCGATGATCAAGACCTATGTGCGCGCCGGCCTGGGACCGGCCACCAAGAGCGAGAACGAGGCGGGCAGCAAGGCCGACAAGCTGATCTCCGCCGCCGAGAAGA